One segment of Coffea arabica cultivar ET-39 chromosome 7c, Coffea Arabica ET-39 HiFi, whole genome shotgun sequence DNA contains the following:
- the LOC140010114 gene encoding uncharacterized protein produces MRAIVFRKCGGPEVLELREVDEPIVKPHEVLIKVQAATVNRRDLWRREGRYSPPERKNLLGFECSGSVVEVGIMVKGWTKGNQVCAFLPDGGGYAELVAVSAVHVLPIPKGLNVVKSAALPCAAAIIWLGFFSMNKLNCHDKILIHGGAGGVGSLAIQIAKNLGCTVYATEGSDEKVSFCKKLGADFAINYKTEVFSNCVHKTAKTGVDCILDNMGRKFMEQNLETLAIGGKLIIHEHDGVWPRSLVNFKQLAAKGLQVMGLDLYTLSDTKLAIVLQGVQRDVWPMIAKQDFTPGIDNAVFNFNKAPDAHKHFESNKHIGKILLTPLAGK; encoded by the exons ATGAGGGCTATAGTGTTTCGCAAGTGTGGTGGCCCTGAAGTGTTGGAATTGAGGGAAGTTGATGAACCCATAGTTAAACCTCATGAGGTTTTGATCAAGGTACAAGCTGCCACTGTGAATAGAAGAGATCTGTGGCGGCGAGAGGGGCGTTATAGCCCCCCTGAAAGGAAGAACCTTCTTGGCTTTGAATGTTCAGGGTCAGTCGTAGAAGTTGGTATAATGGTGAAGGGATGGACTAAAGGCAACCAG GTGTGTGCTTTTCTTCCAGACGGTGGAGGGTATGCTGAGTTGGTGGCTGTCTCTGCAGTTCATGTTCTTCCTATTCCAAAGGGACTCAATGTAGTAAAATCTGCTGCATTACCATGCGCAGCAGCTATAATTTGGCTGGGCTTTTTTTCCATGAACAAACTTAATTGTCATGACAAAATACTG ATACATGGAGGAGCCGGGGGTGTTGGATCGTTGGCAATTCAAATTGCCAAAAACCTAGGGTGTACTGTATATGCAACAGAAG GATCTGATGAAAAGGTAAGTTTTTGCAAGAAATTAGGAGCTGATTTTGCCATTAACTACAAGACAGAAGTTTTCTCCAATTGTGTGCACAAAACTGCAAAAACTG GGGTTGATTGCATTCTAGATAACATGGGTAGAAAATTTATGGAACAAAATTTGGAAACACTTGCTATTGGCGGAAAGCTTATCATACATGAGCATGATGGTGTTTGGCCTCGGAGTCTCGTAAACTTCAAGCAACTTGCTGCAAAGGggctccaagtcatgg GTTTGGATTTATACACTTTAAGCGACACCAAATTAGCTATTGTGCTTCAAGGAGTACAAAGAGATGTTTGGCCGATGATTGCAAAGCAGGATTTTACCCCTGGGATTGACAATGCAGTTTTCAACTTTAACAAAGCGCCTGATGCACATAAGCATTTTGAGAGCAACAAACACATTGGAAAAATCTTGTTAACGCCCCTAGCAG GTAAATGA